From one Salvelinus alpinus chromosome 14, SLU_Salpinus.1, whole genome shotgun sequence genomic stretch:
- the LOC139539097 gene encoding vesicle-trafficking protein SEC22a-like, which translates to MMSMVLFASVVRVVDGLPLSASTDYEQDKGLQETKKQVKALSKKLSQFPDRCTLKAGQYNINFTCCLGVGYLMVCTENYPNVLAFCFLDELQREFIVTYDAKRVNSAVRPYSFIELDNFIQKTKQRFNSPRSLSTKINLADMQTEIKLRPPYQLTPEDLGSINGFSYHTPSKYKGITPSQQLDPVTLPGIVSCVLSILCGGLNLLRGVHAIESTIQNDDEDFNYVIAFFLGTAACLYQCSLFAYFSVWRNSKSFLAFALICLSNMYLFELRNVWQILFHVTVGAFMTLQIRLRQPQGKAPDYNV; encoded by the exons ATGATGTCAATGGTCTTGTTTGCCTCTGTGGTGCGGGTGGTGGACGGTCTACCCCTGTCTGCCTCCACAGACTACGAGCAGGACAAAGGCCTTCAGGAAACCAAGAAGCAAGTCAAAGCACTGTCCAAGAAACTCAGCCAGTTCCCTGACCGGTGCACTCTGAAGGCTGGACAGTACAATATCAA TTTCACCTGCTGTCTGGgtgtaggttatctgatggtttGTACAGAGAACTACCCCAACGTCCTGGCCTTCTGTTTCCTGGATGAGCTGCAGAGGGAGTTCATCGTCACGTACGATGCCAAGCGTGTCAATAGCGCTGTGAGGCCATACTCCTTCATCGAGTTGG ACAACTTCATCCAGAAGACGAAGCAGCGCTTCAACAGCCCCCGCTCTCTGTCCACTAAGATCAACCTGGCCGACATGCAAACAGAGATCAAACTTCGACCGCCCTACCAGCTGACCCCTGAGGACCTAGGATCCATCAACGGCTTTTCATACCACACCCCCTCCAAGTACAAGGGCATAA CTCCCAGCCAACAGCTTGATCCTGTGACTCTACCTGGCATCGTCTCCTGTGTGCTGAGCATCCTCTGTGGAGGCCTCAATCTACTCCGAGGGGTTCATGCTATAGAGAGCACCATACAG AACGACGACGAAGACTTTAATTACGTGATTGCCTTTTTCCTGGGCACAGCAGCCTGTCTGTATCAG tgCTCCCTGTTTGCGTACTTCTCTGTGTGGAGGAACAGTAAGTCATTCCTGGCCTTCGCCCTGATCTGTCTGTCCAACATGTACCTGTTTGAACTGAGGAACGTGTGGCAGATCCTCTTCCATGTGACTGTAGGGGCCTTCATGACACTACAGATCAGACTGAGGCAGCCGCAGGGCAAAGCTCCGGACTACAACGTCTGA